From Dreissena polymorpha isolate Duluth1 chromosome 15, UMN_Dpol_1.0, whole genome shotgun sequence, a single genomic window includes:
- the LOC127859982 gene encoding pregnancy-specific beta-1-glycoprotein 2-like: MLCARGLQLRKFSGIQYLVKRLTLVSNYGIEHYSACDKIMAKITGVLTLICYLSTAFQTSYGLFSVTLTPDLESISVIAGVSTQLQCLTSPSIPAPRVRWFKNGSAPGALPVETTYQSSSSRNETVTLSLLTLVPVKQDDGCIVYCTAQSRGYAANSTRKPSLNVMYPTTKPICSINGYETNASTITVDQGSTFFISCSSESNPAPEYTWTFPGGTIFGQNLTLGTIRKSHEGLFTFEARNTMVPTGGPSVSSTFAHNVFVFVRGAPTNTGIVMTRITFCLFLFIHFI, encoded by the exons ATGTTATGCGCGAGAGGATTACAACTTCGGAAATTTAGTGGAATACAGTATTTAGTAAAAAGGTTAACGTTAGTATCTAACTATGGTATCGAACATTATAGTGCATGTGACAAAATCATGGCGAAAATAACGGGGgtattaacattaatatgttacCTGAGCACCGCCTTCCAGACATCGT ATGGACTTTTTTCTGTCACGCTGACCCCAGACCTCGAAAGCATATCTGTAATAGCAGGCGTATCCACTCAGCTCCAGTGTTTAACATCGCCCTCTATACCAGCACCAAGGGTGAGGTGGTTTAAGAACGGCAGCGCACCTGGGGCCTTACCTGTGGAGACCACTTATCAGTCTTCTAGCTCGCGTAATGAAACTGTTACATTGAGTTTACTAACGCTTGTGCCAGTAAAACAAGATGATGGCTGTATTGTATATTGCACAGCACAAAGTCGTGGTTATGCTGCAAACTCCACAAGGAAACCTTCGCTGAATGTTATGT ATCCTACAACTAAACCCATATGCAGCATAAATGGATATGAAACAAACGCATCGACTATCACTGTCGACCAGGGAAGTACCTTTTTCATATCGTGCTCCAGTGAAAGCAATCCAGCTCCTGAGTATACATGGACCTTTCCCGGTGGGACCATCTTTGGACAGAATCTTACACTGGGTACCATACGGAAGTCACATGAAGGACTCTTTACATTTGAGGCCAGAAACACCATGGTCCCTACTGGCGGTCCAAGTGTCTCTTCAACATTCGCGCACAATGTTTTTGTGTTCGTTCGTG GTGCGCCAACGAATACGGGCATCGTAATGACCAGAATAACGTtttgcttatttttatttattcatttcatcTGA
- the LOC127859978 gene encoding uncharacterized protein KIAA1958-like produces the protein MTGTGAQFALTRDTYNAKKKSLKKQGMGNRPREAHPLSDTDIDLLWEKGILGTESPKALLNTVWLNNCLHFGLRGTTEQYNLRWGDVRLRVDSNGVEYLELNERQTKTRTGENIADIRKVSPKMFGTSGPRNPVLIYKLYSNMRPSDFSSDQHPFYLATRTIDTASQWFLRQQLGVNKLGQMLKAMAKDAGFPEHKRITNHSVRKFLVQKLRNANIPPTEIMAITGHKNVQSITNYSTISVEQQQKCSNILAQSSKCNKQTASSCSPSCTETMVEMQPTQPLSTVEQVDLDFRPTQSLHQQMSFSRSNNFASQFFGATFHIQNFNVNN, from the exons atgacagggactggagcccaatttgcactcacaagggacacctacaatgcaaagaaaaaaagtcttaagaaacag ggtATGGGAAACCGTCCTAGGGAGGCCCATCCGCTGAGTGATACCGACATCGATCTGCTCTGGGAGAAGGGGATCCTTGGCACGGAGTCTCCGAAAGCCTTGTTAAATACAGTCTGGTTGAACAACTGCCTTCATTTTGGCTTGCGAGGTACAacggagcaatacaatttgcg gtggggagacgtccgcctccgtgtagactcgaatggtgtcgagtatctcgagttaaacgagcggcaaacgaaaacgcgcacaggagagaacatcgctgacataagaaaagtgtctcccaagatgttcggcacttctggaccaagaaatcccgtgttaatttacaagctgtactcgaatatgcgtccatctgatttttcttcagatcagcaccctttctacctggcaacacgcacaattgacactgcatcccagtggttcttgcgtcaacaattgggtgtcaacaagctgggtcagatgctgaaggccatggcaaaagacgccggctttcccgagcacaagagaataaccaaccactcagttcgcaaattcctggtccaaaaacttcgaaatgcaaacattccacccactgaaatcatggccataacagggcacaaaaatgtccagtccataaccaattattccaccatatctgttgaacagcagcaaaagtgttccaacattcttgctcagtccagtaaatgtaacaaacaaacagcttcctcttgttcaccttcatgcactgaaactatggtcgaaatgcagcctacacaaccactgtctaccgttgaacaagttgatcttgattttcgtcccacccagtcacttcaccagcaaatgtctttctctcgttcgaacaactttgcctcacaattctttggtgccactttccacattcaaaattttaatgtgaataattag
- the LOC127859976 gene encoding uncharacterized protein LOC127859976 has protein sequence MMDMKTFQLCLILLTRVYGAQEARILPHPTATVLEGENLTLSCTWLGSADIVEVLWNENGNYMGSISTQCYVTGELSRATKFSADCWGNNSFAITLKRLQRNIHNNVWNCVMVTGGSNITSENTTIYVQVGISSVAMLTPSPLKVLADINVSIQFQTSLGRPYSEMSCETLGEIRFADGQSEGNYTTDGMSTTLGTLTLSPTRDNNTVIVYCTASNVGPQFNTSKVIIDVLYSSEEPKCQHKGETVKDVIRIQEGNELCVTCTSRSNPPAYYYNWTTPKNMSVSSSNLCIPHAQMDDSGLYQLSVGNIMTPTNGSTVEGQNSTNFTVEVLSPQPQSSKTLWIAGVVIGGLVGTVIFGLIAICIRKYKQTRKNVSPHE, from the exons ATGATGGATATGAAGACATttcaattgtgtttaattttgCTGACACGTGTTTATG GTGCACAGGAGGCTAGAATCTTGCCACATCCAACTGCAACAGTTCTGGAGGGTGAAAACCTGACACTAAGTTGCACATGGCTTGGTTCAGCAGATATCGTCGAAGTTCTGTGGAATGAAAACGGCAATTATATGGGCTCTATTTCAACGCAATGCTATGTGACAGGCGAACTAAGCAGAGCAACCAAGTTTAGCGCCGACTGCTGGGGGAACAATTCATTTGCAATAACGCTGAAAAGATTACAAAGGAACATTCACAATAATGTTTGGAATTGTGTAATGGTAACAGGTGGAAGTAATATCACTAGTGAGAACACAACTATTTATGTTCAAG TCGGTATATCCAGCGTAGCCATGCTTACTCCATCTCCGCTGAAGGTACTTGCGGACATAAACGTAAGTATTCAGTTTCAGACATCATTAGGACGACCGTACTCCGAGATGAGTTGTGAAACTCTAGGGGAAATACGATTCGCCGATGGTCAGTCCGAGGGAAATTACACGACCGATGGAATGTCAACGACGTTAGGTACACTGACTCTAAGTCCAACCAGGGACAACAATACTGTCATTGTGTACTGCACCGCAAGCAATGTGGGGCCACAGTTCAATACCAGCAAGGTCATCATCGATGTTTTAT ATTCGTCAGAGGAACCCAAATGCCAGCACAAAGGAGAGACCGTTAAAGATGTCATACGAATCCAAGAGGGAAATGAACTGTGCGTCACGTGTACAAGCAGAAGCAACCCTCCTGCCTATTATTACAATTGGACAACCCCCAAGAACATGTCTGTATCGAGTAGCAACTTATGTATACCACACGCACAGATGGACGACAGTGGTTTATATCAATTGTCTGTTGGAAACATAATGACACCAACGAATGGCTCAACCGTTGAAGGACAAAATAGTACAAATTTTACAGTCGAGGTTCTTT CTCCACAACCACAATCAAGCAAGACCTTGTGGATAGCAGGAGTGGTTATTGGAGGTTTAGTCGGAACAGTTATCTTTGGATTGATTGCTATCTGTATCCGGAAATATAAACAGACTCGCAAGAACG TGTCGCCGCATGagtaa